In the Oryza glaberrima chromosome 6, OglaRS2, whole genome shotgun sequence genome, one interval contains:
- the LOC127775665 gene encoding granule-bound starch synthase 1, chloroplastic/amyloplastic isoform X1, with the protein MSALTTSQLATSATGFGIADRSAPSSLLRHGFQGLKPRSPAGGDATSLSVTTSARATPKQQRSVQRGSRRFPSVVVYATGAGMNVVFVGAEMAPWSKTGGLGDVLGGLPPAMAANGHRVMVISPRYDQYKDAWDTSVVAEIKVADRYERVRFFHCYKRGVDRVFIDHPSFLEKVWGKTGEKIYGPDTGVDYKDNQMRFSLLCQAALEAPRILNLNNNPYFKGTYGEDVVFVCNDWHTGPLASYLKNNYQPNGIYRNAKVAFCIHNISYQGRFAFEDYPELNLSERFRSSFDFIDGYEYDTPVEGRKINWMKAGILEADRVLTVSPYYAEELISGIARGCELDNIMRLTGITGIVNGMDVSEWDPSKDKYITAKYDATTAIEAKALNKEALQAEAGLPVDRKIPLIAFIGRLEEQKGPDVMAAAIPELMQEDVQIVLLGTGKKKFEKLLKSMEEKYPGKVRAVVKFNAPLAHLIMAGADVLAVPSRFEPCGLIQLQGMRYGTPCACASTGGLVDTVIEGKTGFHMGRLSVNCKVVEPSDVKKVAATLKRAIKVVGTPAYEEMVRNCMNQDLSWKGPAKNWENVLLGLGVAGSAPGIEGDEIAPLAKENVAAP; encoded by the exons ATGTCGGCTCTCACCACGTCCCAGCTCGCCACCTCGGCCACCGGCTTCGGCATCGCTGACaggtcggcgccgtcgtcgctgctccgCCACGGGTTCCAGGGCCTCAAGCCCCGCagccccgccggcggcgacgcgacgtcGCTCAGCGTGACGACCAGCGCGCGCGCGACGCCCAAGCAGCAGCGGTCGGTGCAGCGTGGCAGCCGGAGGTTCCCCTCCGTCGTCGTGtacgccaccggcgccggcatgAACGTCGTGTTCGTCGGCGCCGAGATGGCCCCCTGGAGCAAGACCGGCGGCCTCGGTGACGTCCTCGGTGGCCTCCCCCCTGCCATGGCT GCGAATGGCCACAGGGTCATGGTGATCTCTCCTCGGTACGACCAGTACAAGGACGCTTGGGATACCAGCGTTGTGGCTGAG ATCAAGGTTGCAGACAGGTACGAGAGGGTGAGGTTTTTCCATTGCTACAAGCGTGGAGTCGACCGTGTGTTCATCGACCATCCGTCATTCCTGGAGAAG GTCTGGGGAAAGACCGGTGAGAAGATCTACGGACCTGACACTGGAGTTGATTACAAAGACAACCAGATGCGTTTCAGCCTTCTTTGCCAG GCAGCACTCGAGGCTCCTCGGATCCTAAACCTCAACAACAACCCATACTTCAAAGGAACTTATG GTGAGGATGTTGTGTTCGTCTGCAACGACTGGCACACTGGCCCACTGGCGAGCTACCTGAAGAACAACTACCAGCCCAATGGCATCTACAGGAATGCAAAG GTTGCTTTCTGCATCCACAACATCTCCTACCAGGGCCGTTTCGCTTTCGAGGATTACCCTGAGCTGAACCTCTCCGAGAGGTTCAGGTCATCCTTCGATTTCATCGACGGGTATGA GTATGACACGCCGGTGGAGGGCAGGAAGATCAACTGGATGAAGGCCGGAATCCTGGAAGCCGACAGGGTGCTCACCGTGAGCCCGTACTACGCCGAGGAGCTCATCTCCGGCATCGCCAGGGGATGCGAGCTCGACAACATCATGCGGCTCACCGGCATCACCGGCATCGTCAACGGCATGGACGTCAGCGAGTGGGATCCCAGCAAGGACAAGTACATCACCGCCAAGTACGACGCAACCACG GCAATCGAGGCGAAGGCGCTGAACAAGGAGGCGTTGCAGGCGGAGGCGGGTCTTCCGGTCGACAGGAAAATCCCACTGATCGCGTTCATCGGCAGGCTGGAGGAACAGAAGGGCCCTGACGTCAtggccgccgccatcccggAGCTCATGCAGGAGGACGTCCAGATCGTTCTTCTG GGTACTGGAAAGAAGAAGTTCGAGAAGCTGCTCAAGAGCATGGAGGAGAAGTATCCGGGCAAGGTGAGGGCCGTGGTGAAGTTCAACGCGCCGCTTGCTCATCTCATCATGGCCGGAGCCGACGTGCTCGCCGTCCCCAGCCGCTTCGAGCCCTGTGGACTCATCCAGCTGCAGGGGATGAGATACGGAACG CCCTGTGCTTGCGCGTCCACCGGTGGGCTCGTGGACACGGTCATCGAAGGCAAGACTGGTTTCCACATGGGCCGTCTCAGCGTCAAC TGCAAGGTGGTGGAGCCAAGCGACGTGAAGAAGGTGGCGGCCACCCTGAAGCGCGCCATCAAGGTCGTCGGCACGCCGGCGTACGAGGAGATGGTCAGGAACTGCATGAACCAGGACCTCTCCTGGAAG GGGCCTGCGAAGAACTGGGAGAATGTGCTCCTGGGCCTGGGCGTCGCCGGCAGCGCGCCGGGGATCGAAGGCGACGAGATCGCGCCGCTCGCCAAGGAGAACGTGGCTGCTCCTTGA
- the LOC127775665 gene encoding granule-bound starch synthase 1, chloroplastic/amyloplastic isoform X2, whose product MSALTTSQLATSATGFGIADRSAPSSLLRHGFQGLKPRSPAGGDATSLSVTTSARATPKQQRSVQRGSRRFPSVVVYATGAGMNVVFVGAEMAPWSKTGGLGDVLGGLPPAMAANGHRVMVISPRYDQYKDAWDTSVVAEIKVADRYERVRFFHCYKRGVDRVFIDHPSFLEKVWGKTGEKIYGPDTGVDYKDNQMRFSLLCQAALEAPRILNLNNNPYFKGTYGEDVVFVCNDWHTGPLASYLKNNYQPNGIYRNAKVAFCIHNISYQGRFAFEDYPELNLSERFRSSFDFIDGYDTPVEGRKINWMKAGILEADRVLTVSPYYAEELISGIARGCELDNIMRLTGITGIVNGMDVSEWDPSKDKYITAKYDATTAIEAKALNKEALQAEAGLPVDRKIPLIAFIGRLEEQKGPDVMAAAIPELMQEDVQIVLLGTGKKKFEKLLKSMEEKYPGKVRAVVKFNAPLAHLIMAGADVLAVPSRFEPCGLIQLQGMRYGTPCACASTGGLVDTVIEGKTGFHMGRLSVNCKVVEPSDVKKVAATLKRAIKVVGTPAYEEMVRNCMNQDLSWKGPAKNWENVLLGLGVAGSAPGIEGDEIAPLAKENVAAP is encoded by the exons ATGTCGGCTCTCACCACGTCCCAGCTCGCCACCTCGGCCACCGGCTTCGGCATCGCTGACaggtcggcgccgtcgtcgctgctccgCCACGGGTTCCAGGGCCTCAAGCCCCGCagccccgccggcggcgacgcgacgtcGCTCAGCGTGACGACCAGCGCGCGCGCGACGCCCAAGCAGCAGCGGTCGGTGCAGCGTGGCAGCCGGAGGTTCCCCTCCGTCGTCGTGtacgccaccggcgccggcatgAACGTCGTGTTCGTCGGCGCCGAGATGGCCCCCTGGAGCAAGACCGGCGGCCTCGGTGACGTCCTCGGTGGCCTCCCCCCTGCCATGGCT GCGAATGGCCACAGGGTCATGGTGATCTCTCCTCGGTACGACCAGTACAAGGACGCTTGGGATACCAGCGTTGTGGCTGAG ATCAAGGTTGCAGACAGGTACGAGAGGGTGAGGTTTTTCCATTGCTACAAGCGTGGAGTCGACCGTGTGTTCATCGACCATCCGTCATTCCTGGAGAAG GTCTGGGGAAAGACCGGTGAGAAGATCTACGGACCTGACACTGGAGTTGATTACAAAGACAACCAGATGCGTTTCAGCCTTCTTTGCCAG GCAGCACTCGAGGCTCCTCGGATCCTAAACCTCAACAACAACCCATACTTCAAAGGAACTTATG GTGAGGATGTTGTGTTCGTCTGCAACGACTGGCACACTGGCCCACTGGCGAGCTACCTGAAGAACAACTACCAGCCCAATGGCATCTACAGGAATGCAAAG GTTGCTTTCTGCATCCACAACATCTCCTACCAGGGCCGTTTCGCTTTCGAGGATTACCCTGAGCTGAACCTCTCCGAGAGGTTCAGGTCATCCTTCGATTTCATCGACGG GTATGACACGCCGGTGGAGGGCAGGAAGATCAACTGGATGAAGGCCGGAATCCTGGAAGCCGACAGGGTGCTCACCGTGAGCCCGTACTACGCCGAGGAGCTCATCTCCGGCATCGCCAGGGGATGCGAGCTCGACAACATCATGCGGCTCACCGGCATCACCGGCATCGTCAACGGCATGGACGTCAGCGAGTGGGATCCCAGCAAGGACAAGTACATCACCGCCAAGTACGACGCAACCACG GCAATCGAGGCGAAGGCGCTGAACAAGGAGGCGTTGCAGGCGGAGGCGGGTCTTCCGGTCGACAGGAAAATCCCACTGATCGCGTTCATCGGCAGGCTGGAGGAACAGAAGGGCCCTGACGTCAtggccgccgccatcccggAGCTCATGCAGGAGGACGTCCAGATCGTTCTTCTG GGTACTGGAAAGAAGAAGTTCGAGAAGCTGCTCAAGAGCATGGAGGAGAAGTATCCGGGCAAGGTGAGGGCCGTGGTGAAGTTCAACGCGCCGCTTGCTCATCTCATCATGGCCGGAGCCGACGTGCTCGCCGTCCCCAGCCGCTTCGAGCCCTGTGGACTCATCCAGCTGCAGGGGATGAGATACGGAACG CCCTGTGCTTGCGCGTCCACCGGTGGGCTCGTGGACACGGTCATCGAAGGCAAGACTGGTTTCCACATGGGCCGTCTCAGCGTCAAC TGCAAGGTGGTGGAGCCAAGCGACGTGAAGAAGGTGGCGGCCACCCTGAAGCGCGCCATCAAGGTCGTCGGCACGCCGGCGTACGAGGAGATGGTCAGGAACTGCATGAACCAGGACCTCTCCTGGAAG GGGCCTGCGAAGAACTGGGAGAATGTGCTCCTGGGCCTGGGCGTCGCCGGCAGCGCGCCGGGGATCGAAGGCGACGAGATCGCGCCGCTCGCCAAGGAGAACGTGGCTGCTCCTTGA
- the LOC127777396 gene encoding uncharacterized protein LOC127777396: protein MERIIAMSVVGAGPGNVFGPGMSAGALESFVPRRQAGATDNAAASAAAAAAAEGTGRGATRPAEQATAAAEGRRAGGDGGARFDPARDGLLYCFETISPH from the coding sequence ATGGAGAGGATCATCGCCATGTCAGTGGTGGGCGCGGGGCCCGGGAACGTGTTCGGCCCGGGGATGAGCGCCGGCGCGCTCGAGAGCTTCGTCCCGCGGCGGCAAGCGGGCGCCACCGACAacgcggcggcctcggcggcggcggcggcggcggcggagggaacAGGGCGCGGCGCGACAAGGCCGGCGGaacaggcgacggcggcggcggaaggcagGAGggccggtggcgacggcggcgcgcggttcGATCCAGCGCGGGATGGGCTCCTCTACTGCTTCGAGACCATCTCGCCGCATTGA